The genomic DNA CTAATTCATCTAAAAATTCATACTTTAAAATTTCACCAGCATGGGGATTATGCAGTAAGTTATTTTCCATGAGATTTTCTCCTAATGGTAATCCACTGTTTCTACATTATAAGCATTGCCATTTTCCCAAATAAAACAGATTCGCCATTGCTTTGTAATACGAATACTGTATTGTCCTATTCTATCACCAGACAGAGCTTCTAAGCGATTTCCTGGAGGAATACGAAGATCATCTAAATTAGTTGATGCTTCCAATTGTCGCAATTTGCGTAAAGCGCGTTCTTGGATATCTACTGGTAATTTTCGTGAACTTACACCCTGCCATATTTTTTCGGTTTCTTTACAAGCAAAGGAAACAATCATTACTTTTAATTATTTTGTCTCTGTGATGTATAGTTTTGTTATTATACTGGTTTCCTGATCATAATGTATTAAAATATAATTCAAATATTATACTTCCTTCTGTTCAAATATGAGCATTTACCCTGATTTCCAAGCACAAGGTTATCAAGTTATTAAAGAACTAGGGCGTAACAGAGAAGGTGGCAGAATTACTTGGTTAGCAACAAATATTAACACAGGGCAACAAGAAGTAATCAAACAATTTTGTTTTGCTCAAGCGGGTTCAAATTGGTCCGGTTTAGAAGCCCACGAACGAGAAATACAGGTACTTAAAGGATTAAAACATCCTTGTATTCCCAGTTATTTAAGTTCTTTTGAAACATCTGATGGTTTTTGTCTAGTTCAAGAATATATTGATGCTCCAAATTTAGCAGAACCTCGCAGTTTTTCACCAGAAGAAATTAAACAAATTGCAGTTAAAGTTTTAGAAATTCTGGTATATTTACAAAATCGGATTCCGTCGGTAATTCATCGAGATATTAAACCAGAAAACATTTTAGTAGATGAACAAATCAATGTTTATTTAATTGACTTTGGTTTTGCTCGTATTGGTAGTCAAGAAGTTGCTGGAAGTAGTGTATTTAAAGGAACTCCTGGTTTTATTCCCCCAGAGCAAATGTTTAAACCCACAGAGGCTACAGATTTGTATGCTTTGGGTGCAACTTTGGTTTGTTTATTAACAGGAATTAAGTCAACAAAAATAGATCAATTGCAAGATGCAGATGACCCTTATTTAATTAAATTTCGGCATCTTTTACCCCGATTGAGTCTACGGTTTTTAGATTGGTTGGAAAAGATGGTACAACCGAAACAAAAAGAACGTTTCCCTAATGCAGAAGCAGCTTTAGAATCACTAAAGCCACTTGATGTCATCCGTATTCCAATAGTTACTCTAAGTCAAACATTACTAGAATTTAAAGCACAGAAATTAGGGGAAAAAATAAACCAACCCATTACAATTAAAAACTCTGTACCAGATACTTTATTAGAAGGTAGATGGGAAGTTGCACCTCATCCTAGTGATCCTCCACATACTCCAGATTATCATGCTTGGATTTCGGTGACACCTGCCAAGTTCAAGCGCAATAATATTGAATTTCGTATTCAAATTGATACTAAGAATTTAATGGCACAGAAAGATTATAAACGTCAACTGATACTATATAGTAATTCCTATCCAGAGAGTCATCTTTTAACAGTGAAGGTACAGACAGCAGATTTACCCATTGAGAATGTGGGACTGAGCTATTGGGGTTTAATAAGACTGTTTTCTGTAGGTGTTTTTACATCTATCGTTATGGTTTGGATTATAGGTTTTTTCATCAGCAATCCTTCTTCATTCTTAATATGGTTATTGGTCGTTATAGTGCTTATCTCTGTGTTGACGGGTGGTGTTATGACTATGAGTTTTATATCTTTAGTGTCTTTACTAATTTTAGCTCTTGTGTCTGTTGCCACATCTCAGAAATCTGCTGTTGTGGAAAAAAATGATTCTGCTGAAGACCCATTTACAATTATGCAGGTGCGACTTATTCTAGGATTTGGAGCTAGTGTAGGAGCAGGAATAATAATAGGCTTTCTCAATCCATTTATTTTATTGGCACTAACCGGAACAAGTTTATCTGCACTTTCTATGCTGCTTTATTCACCCCTAAAAAGACGTAAGTTAATTGCTAAATATCGTAAGTCTGAGGAATCTTTAATCAAGCCCTGAAAATGTCAGAATCAGGATACCCAGGATTTAAGGATTTTCGGGATAACGAGATTAAATATGTTTAATACTTACCAACAGCTTTAATAACCAACCCATTCAAAGCAATTACCAAAATTTAATTGACAAATATCACTAATCATAATTAACATCGAATTAGATGCTAATTAAATTTGCACTCATGATTAACCTTGCCAAAGATATACATTCCCTCACCGAATTTAAGCGTAATACCACTGAATTTCTACAACAGATTAAAAAAACAAAACACCCCTTAGTTCTCACTGTCAACGGAAAAGCCGAGTTAGTGGTTCAAGATGCAGAATCTTATCAAGAACTTTTAGAAGCTGCTGAATTAGTAGAAACTTTAAAAGGCATTAAACTGGGACTAGAACAAATGCAGCGTGGTGAAGGTAAAAAAGCCGAAGATTTCTTTAATGAATTGTTTAATAAAATAGACAATCCCCAATGAATGAGAAATATCAAATCATCATCCAACCAGAAGCAAAAAAAGTAATAGAAGAAGCTTATTTCTGGTTTAGTGATATTTCTCCTCACAAAGCTAGAACATGGATAGAGGGATTATATAAATCTATATTATCCCTAGAAAAAATGCCTTATCGTTGTTCTTTAGCATTTGAAAATGAGTTTTTTGAACAAGAAATACGACAATTTATATATGGAAAGGGACGAAACGCCTATCGAATTATTTTCACCATTGTTGATGATAAAGTTGAGATTATTTTCGTGAGACACGCTGCTCAAAAACCGATGAGCGAGGAATCTGAATAACTAATATAGATTGGGTTAAGTGATAGCACAACCTAACAAAAATCCTGCAAATCCTAGACATCGTGATTCTGACAAAATGCTATAATCAAAAAATTACAACTTGCAGCCATATCAACATTATGATCATCGCTCAAGAATTAGAAACTCAACAAAACATCTCCCCAAATGTAATTTTTCCCCCTGGTGATTTATATAGTGACGAACCTCCCGTGGAAACAGAACTACATCTAGAGCAAATTATGCTCTTAATCAAATGTATTAAATGGTTATGGAAAGACAGAAAAGATTTCTATGCTGCTGGAAATCTCACCATTTACTATAGTCCTAATCAGAAAAAATCAGAATATTTCCGTGGTCCAGATTTCTTTGTTGTGTTAGGAACTGAACGCAAAACCCGTAAAAGTTGGGTAGTTTGGGAAGAAGAGGGTAAATATCCTAATTTCATTTTAGAAATTCTCTCCCCAAATACAGCAAATACAGATAGAGAATTTAAAAAACAACTTTATCAAGATACATTTAGAACACCGGATTATTTTTGGTTTGATCCTTATACATTAGAATTTGCAGGTTTTCATTTATTAGATGGGGAATATCAACCTCTAGAAGCTAATGAAAAAGGACATCTTTGGAGTCATCAATTAGGTTTATATTTAGGAATACATGAGGGTTTATTACGCTATTTTACATCAGAAGGAAAGCTAGTTCCTACACCTGAAGAAAGAGCAGAAAAATTAGCTGCAAAATTGCGAGAATTAAATATTGATCCAGATACAATTTAAAATGTAGATTGGTTGAAACGATAGTGTAACTGAAATATGGGTTTATTATTGAATAATGTTAATGTTGGGTTTCGTTTCTCAACCCAACCTACTAGATTAATGCTGATAAAAAAATAAGGATACAGCAATGCTGTACCCCTACAAATTAACGATTTATGGAAACAAAATCAAACCCTTACTGCATCGCTTCCGCAGTCTTTTCTTTATCCAATTTGAGAATCAAAACTCCCAAAGGTGGTAAACATAAATCCAAGGAATAAGGACGATTATGTAAAGACCAATCCTCCGTCCATTTACCACCTAAATTGCCCATATTACTACCGCCATATTGACGTGCATCACTATTAAATAACTCGGTGTAAAAACCCTTTTCTGGTACACCAATGCGATAGTGAGAATGGGGTTGAGGAGTAAAATTACAAACTACAACCAAAAACTCATCAGAATCCTTAGCACGACGGACAAAAGAAACTACACTGTGACGGTTATCGCTGCAATCAATCCACTCAAAACCTTCCTGTGCAAAATCCTGAGTATACAAAGCAGGTTCAGAACGGTAAAGATGATTAATTGCTTTAAAAAATTCCTTTAACTGTTGATGAGGTTCAAACTCATGTAATTGCCATTCCAAATCAGACCACACATTCCACTCACTCCACTGGCCAAACTCCATACTCATAAACATGGTTTTCTTGCCAGGGTGAGCAAACATATAAGTAAATAAATTCCTGATATTGGCGAGTTTCTGCCAAGTATCACCGGGCATTTTACCAATGATATTGCTCTTACCATGTACAACCTCATCATGGGACAATGCCAACATGAAGTTTTCGCTGTGGTTGTACCACATACTAAAAGTAATATTGTTTTGATGGAACTGACGGAACCAAGGGTCCATGCTGAAATAATCCAACATATCGTGCATCCATCCCATGTTCCATTTCAGGTTAAATCCTAAACCACCTGTATAGGTAGGCCAAGATACCATCGGCCAGGAAGTAGATTCTTCCGCAATCGAAAGTACACCAGGAAAATAGGTAAATAAGCTGCTATTTACTTGACGTAAAAAATCAGCAGCTTCTAAATTTTCTCTACCACCGTACTGGTTAGGCAACCATTCCCCATCTTTACGGAAATAGTCGTTATAAAGCATAGAAGCTACAGCATCAACTCGAATACCGTCAATGTGGTATTTATCAAACCAGAACAAGGCGTTAGCTACTAGGAAATTTCTAACTTCATTTCGGGAATAGTTAAATACTAAAGTTCCCCATTCCTTATGTTCACCTTTGCGGGGGTCAGCGTGTTCATAAAGATGTGTACCATCAAAGAATGCTAAACCATGACCATCTTTGGGAAAATGTCCAGGAACCCAATCTACTAATACACCAATACCATTTTCGTGACATTGGTCTACAAAATACATGAAATCTTCAGGACTACCAAACCGGGAAGTAGGAGCATAGTAACCGGTGACTTGATAACCCCAAGAACCATCAAAGGGATGCTCGGCAATAGGTAACAGTTCTATGTGGGTGTATCCCAATTCTTTGACATAGGGAATCAGTTTTGCGGCTAATTCCCGATAGGTGAGGAAACGCGCACCTGGTTTTAATTCAGAAACAATGACTACTGGTTCGGTTTCGCCGTTGGGTAACTGCGCTGGTTCTTCACTAGCAGCGTGTAACCAAGAACCTAAATGAACTTCATAAACAGAAACTGGTTGGGTGAGGGGATCTGTATGTCTCCTGGTTTCCATCCAGTTTTCATCGTTCCATTTGTAGGTATCTAAATTGGTGACGATAGATGCTGTTTTGGGACGTGGTTCTTGCTGGAAACCGTAGGGATCTGATTTTTCGTAAATGTGGCCTGCAAAATTTTTGATTTCATATTTGTAATGTTCTCCCACACCCAATTCAGGAATAAATAATTCCCAAATACCAGTGTGTCCTTTCCGCATTTGGTGTTTACGTCCATCCCAGAGGTTGAAGTCTGCCAAAATAGAAACGTTACGAGCATTGGGGGCCCAAACGGCAAAATAAACACCTTTGACACCGTTTACTTCTGTCAGGTGCGCTCCCAGTTTTTCGTAAATGCGGTGATGATTGCCTTCTGCAAACAAATGTAAG from Okeanomitos corallinicola TIOX110 includes the following:
- a CDS encoding type II toxin-antitoxin system RelE/ParE family toxin; this encodes MIVSFACKETEKIWQGVSSRKLPVDIQERALRKLRQLEASTNLDDLRIPPGNRLEALSGDRIGQYSIRITKQWRICFIWENGNAYNVETVDYH
- a CDS encoding type II toxin-antitoxin system Phd/YefM family antitoxin, coding for MLIKFALMINLAKDIHSLTEFKRNTTEFLQQIKKTKHPLVLTVNGKAELVVQDAESYQELLEAAELVETLKGIKLGLEQMQRGEGKKAEDFFNELFNKIDNPQ
- a CDS encoding type II toxin-antitoxin system RelE/ParE family toxin, giving the protein MNEKYQIIIQPEAKKVIEEAYFWFSDISPHKARTWIEGLYKSILSLEKMPYRCSLAFENEFFEQEIRQFIYGKGRNAYRIIFTIVDDKVEIIFVRHAAQKPMSEESE
- a CDS encoding serine/threonine-protein kinase, coding for MSIYPDFQAQGYQVIKELGRNREGGRITWLATNINTGQQEVIKQFCFAQAGSNWSGLEAHEREIQVLKGLKHPCIPSYLSSFETSDGFCLVQEYIDAPNLAEPRSFSPEEIKQIAVKVLEILVYLQNRIPSVIHRDIKPENILVDEQINVYLIDFGFARIGSQEVAGSSVFKGTPGFIPPEQMFKPTEATDLYALGATLVCLLTGIKSTKIDQLQDADDPYLIKFRHLLPRLSLRFLDWLEKMVQPKQKERFPNAEAALESLKPLDVIRIPIVTLSQTLLEFKAQKLGEKINQPITIKNSVPDTLLEGRWEVAPHPSDPPHTPDYHAWISVTPAKFKRNNIEFRIQIDTKNLMAQKDYKRQLILYSNSYPESHLLTVKVQTADLPIENVGLSYWGLIRLFSVGVFTSIVMVWIIGFFISNPSSFLIWLLVVIVLISVLTGGVMTMSFISLVSLLILALVSVATSQKSAVVEKNDSAEDPFTIMQVRLILGFGASVGAGIIIGFLNPFILLALTGTSLSALSMLLYSPLKRRKLIAKYRKSEESLIKP
- a CDS encoding Uma2 family endonuclease; this translates as MIIAQELETQQNISPNVIFPPGDLYSDEPPVETELHLEQIMLLIKCIKWLWKDRKDFYAAGNLTIYYSPNQKKSEYFRGPDFFVVLGTERKTRKSWVVWEEEGKYPNFILEILSPNTANTDREFKKQLYQDTFRTPDYFWFDPYTLEFAGFHLLDGEYQPLEANEKGHLWSHQLGLYLGIHEGLLRYFTSEGKLVPTPEERAEKLAAKLRELNIDPDTI
- the glgB gene encoding 1,4-alpha-glucan branching enzyme, which codes for MSINTIAPEQVNRIVWNQHHDPFEVLGSHRIEQEGKNVWAVRAYLPNASAAYVVVPEERKEYPMTTVHDPHFFECTIETAELSNYQLRIKEGEHERVIYDPYAFRSPHLTDFDLHLFAEGNHHRIYEKLGAHLTEVNGVKGVYFAVWAPNARNVSILADFNLWDGRKHQMRKGHTGIWELFIPELGVGEHYKYEIKNFAGHIYEKSDPYGFQQEPRPKTASIVTNLDTYKWNDENWMETRRHTDPLTQPVSVYEVHLGSWLHAASEEPAQLPNGETEPVVIVSELKPGARFLTYRELAAKLIPYVKELGYTHIELLPIAEHPFDGSWGYQVTGYYAPTSRFGSPEDFMYFVDQCHENGIGVLVDWVPGHFPKDGHGLAFFDGTHLYEHADPRKGEHKEWGTLVFNYSRNEVRNFLVANALFWFDKYHIDGIRVDAVASMLYNDYFRKDGEWLPNQYGGRENLEAADFLRQVNSSLFTYFPGVLSIAEESTSWPMVSWPTYTGGLGFNLKWNMGWMHDMLDYFSMDPWFRQFHQNNITFSMWYNHSENFMLALSHDEVVHGKSNIIGKMPGDTWQKLANIRNLFTYMFAHPGKKTMFMSMEFGQWSEWNVWSDLEWQLHEFEPHQQLKEFFKAINHLYRSEPALYTQDFAQEGFEWIDCSDNRHSVVSFVRRAKDSDEFLVVVCNFTPQPHSHYRIGVPEKGFYTELFNSDARQYGGSNMGNLGGKWTEDWSLHNRPYSLDLCLPPLGVLILKLDKEKTAEAMQ